In Triticum urartu cultivar G1812 chromosome 6, Tu2.1, whole genome shotgun sequence, the following proteins share a genomic window:
- the LOC125515909 gene encoding alpha/beta-gliadin-like produces MKTFLILALLAIVATTATTAVRVPVPQLQPQNPSQQQPREQVPLVQQQQFLGQQQPFPPQQPYPQPQPFPSQQPYLQLQLFPQPQQPYSQPQPFRPQQPYPQPQPQYSQPQQPISQQQQQQQQQQQQQILQQILQQQLIPCMDVVLQQHNIAHGRSQVLQQSTYQLLQGLCCQHLWQIPEQSQCQAIHNVVHAIILHQQQKQQQQQQPSSQVSFQQPRQQYPSGQGSFRPSQQNPQAQGSVQPQQLPQFEEIRNLALQTLPAMCNVYIPPYCTIAPFGIFGTN; encoded by the coding sequence ATGAAGACCTTTCTCATCCTTGCCCTCCTTGCTATCGTGGCGACCACCGCAACAACTGCAGTTAGAGTTCCAGTGCCACAATTGCAGCCACAAAATCCATCTCAGCAACAGCCACGAGAGCAAGTTCCATTGGTACAACAACAACAATTTCTAGGGCAGCAACAACCATTTCCACCACAACAACCATATCCACAGCCGCAACCATTTCCATCACAACAACCATATCTACAGCTGCAACTATTTCCGCAGCCGCAACAACCATATTCACAGCCGCAACCATTTCGACCACAACAACCATATCCACAACCGCAACCACAGTATTCGCAACCACAACAACCAATTtcgcagcagcaacaacaacaacaacaacaacaacaacaacaaatcCTTCAACAAATTTTGCAACAACAACTGATTCCATGCATGGATGTTGTATTGCAGCAACACAACATAGCGCATGGAAGATCACAAGTTTTGCAACAAAGTACTTACCAGTTGTTGCAAGGATTGTGTTGTCAGCACCTATGGCAGATCCCTGAGCAGTCGCAGTGCCAAGCCATCCACAATGTTGTACATGCTATTATTCTGCatcaacaacaaaaacaacaacaacaacaacaaccatcGAGCCAGGTCTCCTTCCAACAGCCTCGGCAACAATATCCATCAGGCCAGGGCTCCTTCCGGCCATCTCAGCAAAACCCACAGGCCCAAGGctctgtccagcctcaacaactGCCCCAGTTCGAGGAAATAAGGAACCTAGCGCTACAGACACTACCTGCAATGTGCAATGTCTACATCCCTCCATATTGCACCATCGCGCCATTTGGCATCTTCGGTACTAACTGA